TATCTCCGACAATTTCTTCAACGATATCCTCAATCGTTACCATGCCTGACGTACCGCCGTATTCATCCACGACGATCGCGAGCTGCGAGCGCTCCTGCTGCATCATCTTCAGGAGATGACTGACGGCCATGACCTCCGGCACGACGAGCGCGCGGCGCGCCATTTTTTCAAGGTTGATCGGCCTGTGCTTATAGATGTTTTGCAGAAAATCTTTGATGTGCAGAAAGCCGATGATGTTGTCCTTATCCTCATCGCAGATGGGATAGCGTGTCATCTGCTCCTGCATCGCTGTCCGGATGCTCTCCTCCAGCGGGTCTTCCAAGTAGAGACAAACCATCTCCGTCCGCGGAATCATGATCTCACGCACGGACATGTCGGCGAAGTCAAAGACATTATCGACGAAATCCAGCTCCGTCTTATCAATGAACCCCTGCTTGTGACTTTCCTCCATCAGGATGCGGATCTCGTCCTCGGTATGCGCCACGTCCTCTTCATGTCCGGCAACTTCCACGCCTATCCACGAGGCGGCCTTATTTGCAAAGGAGTTGAGTGCCCATACAAAGGGATACATGACGCGCTGAAAGATGAGCAGCGGCAGACTGATCGTTAAGACGACGGACTCCACCTTATGGATGGCGATATTCTTCGGTATCAGCTCACCGGCTACGATGTGAAGCGCCGTAATGATGGAAAAGGCAAGAACAAACGCCACTGTATGCGACAGTGCCTCCGGCAGTCCCGTCCACTGAAAGATCGGCCGCAAAAGGTTGGCGACTACCGGCTCGCCGAGCCATCCGAGACCGAGGGATACGATCGTGATGCCGAGCTGCGTGACGGAGAGGGCAACATCGATGTGATCAATGAGCTCTTTCGCGTAGACCGCCCGGCGATTTCCCTGTGATATG
This portion of the Selenomonas sp. TAMA-11512 genome encodes:
- a CDS encoding hemolysin family protein, with the protein product MDDPLLLIGKLFLVALLVFGNAFFVAAEFSIVKMRDSRIDLLISQGNRRAVYAKELIDHIDVALSVTQLGITIVSLGLGWLGEPVVANLLRPIFQWTGLPEALSHTVAFVLAFSIITALHIVAGELIPKNIAIHKVESVVLTISLPLLIFQRVMYPFVWALNSFANKAASWIGVEVAGHEEDVAHTEDEIRILMEESHKQGFIDKTELDFVDNVFDFADMSVREIMIPRTEMVCLYLEDPLEESIRTAMQEQMTRYPICDEDKDNIIGFLHIKDFLQNIYKHRPINLEKMARRALVVPEVMAVSHLLKMMQQERSQLAIVVDEYGGTSGMVTIEDIVEEIVGDIQDEFDEDRPLVEQRNEKLFSVDGKMLLEELEDILEVDIPEEKIDSVGGWLSAQVENPVRVGQKASYEGTEFFVEEIAGVRITRVLVQLKKPLLEKHEEIVDIAMKRRMESQRHEENKKKVEAAKRAAAERYKDR